catgcgattgcagcgccgcgtctgggggacttctttcatgaaaaggactataaaagttatattatgtCAAATTGGAATGAATACTGGCCTCCTTGGTCTTCCCTAGGCATGGTTTATAGACTATCgtttcattaaaaaacttaCACCCTTTTTTAAAAACGGAACTCATGAATTCCACAAACAATCAAGATAATTAGGTTTTATTCTAATCGAATATAGCATGCTTTTTACTAGGGATGCAtccgataccgataccgatataTCGGCGATACTTTGGGTTTGCCGATATATCGGTATCGGCGATATTTTGATTGCCGATACAACGATACTTTTCAAATTTCGcgctttaaaaaaagtaatgtaaacGCGCATCTTGTTTGATCCGGGGCGTGGGAAACGAGGCACGAACTATCTATGCCCCTCACACCCGCTTAGTCTCCGCGTATTCCATTTCGCTAGACACTTTAGTTGGTTTTTAACTGCTATCGCGCgtagtattttttcaataccaaattaaataaaatacagaattacaaaaatcttatcaatgttaattttaattatgaacagttatttattttattttaatttaactattactcttaatttttaattttatttactaaacctTTAATCTTATTCAAAGTTTGTgactgtttatattttataatttaaaaaaaattaaaaactttaatcaaacttgatatattttaccttaatttaATCTGAATTCAATAAGCATTagtatcggtatcggtatcggaATCGGCGATATTTCTATAAGagtatcggtatcggtatcgTATTGGCAAAAAGGCGTATCGATGCATCCCTACTTTTTACCATTGAGAAATCGCTAGAATCGTAAACGCTCTCAATAATGTTTCCTTTTCAGCTATTCTCGCAAGTGATCCTAGGTTATAAGTCTAAAAAAGACCTAGATCAACTAGTGACGAGATTGGAAGAGAATCACGGCATTTTAATCCACATGGCAGAACAAGAGAAAGGGTCTGAAATCTCTTCGGCGTTGCCGAAATTACTTCTAGAATTGGTTAATCAAGTTGATGACAATAACGAGTCTGAAACCAACCAACTGATATCACAAGTTAACGAGAAAGGTACAAGTTTTGTATTtcctttatgttatttgtttaatacttGGATGTAAATACATTACGTTTGATCTATGGATCTTAGATATTCTTTTATCGACAGACGTTGAATTTAGCcgccatttttaatttatgttactgtttcttcttcttatagtgccatctccttgcgaaggttggcgatcatcatggctattttaattatggatgccgcgcttctaaacaatgacttggtgctttgaccaaaccattgtctcaagtttttcaaccaggacgtgcgtctgcggccaggtctccttctacctgccactttgccttgtatgattagttgaaggagctcatattttttggagttacgtaaaacgtgtccgaaatactcaagtttccttttcttaacCGTCATAAGCACTTCTTTGTTCTTCTGCATTCTGTCCAGCACGGTTGTATTTCGTATGCGGTCTGTCCGgtaaaatatcttattttaagcatacgtCGATAAACCCAGATCTCAAACGCTTCCAGTTTTTTGGACATAGTCTCTGTCAGCGTCCAAGATTCTACGCCGTAGAGCAGCACAGAGAAGACGTAACATCGCGCAATGCGAGTTCTAAGCTGTAAATTTAGGCGCTTGTCACAAAgtactttttttagttttgaaaaGGCGTTCCGAGCTTGTTCAATTCTGCAGCGGATTTCGATGCTATGGTCACCCTTTTCATCAATCACTGTGCCTAGATATCGTATTTTCGAGACACGTTCCAAGGTCTGATTGTTGAGGTATATATGTTGCGTGAAAAGCTCCGGTGTTCGGcttattgtcatatattttgactttgaaaatccttttaattacaaatatagaCTTAGTaagttaaatgttatattttaggCGAAGAAGTTCAAGAACCCAATAAAGCCGAGGAAATTGTCCAAAATCTTCCGAAAGTTTGGAAAGTTCTAATAGAGCTTTTAAGCCACCAAACGGAATCAACAACGAACGAAGCCGagaaatttactacatgctaCAAGTCTGTGGAAACTAAATCTGGGCCAGTCCTTGTACCCAGTGTTAGTCAGACGTATATTAGATTAAAGGcaagtacatatattatacagaactattttaaacttaaaaaatctgattcaacctaaaaaaaactattatcatGTTGCCactaaacgaaaataaaagtgatttataattaatatgcaTAAATTACCCTCCCAGATGCGTGAgtcatttaaaatgtttatcgaAATCGTATGAATcaacataataaaacaaccttgcttaaaacaaaataatgacTAAGATgcatgtttataaaaataggtgTAACTGTAAAGATTCCTGGATGTCTGCCAAACGCTTTCACTGAACacaaaaaaagataaacttGAAAATTTCCACGTGTCTcactcaataataaaatagtaattgaataattattatatttacaggACTTGATCATCGAAAAACTTAGTCTTATAAAAGAGGTCAATCGCATGAAGCAACTCAACACTCATTTGGAAACGAGGTTGCAAGAACAAGAAAAACGTCTATGTCTTGTTACAACTGAACTTAGTAAGACATGGCACGTAGTAGGCCGATTGCGCAAGCATCATCATCAACTTCACACTCATGAGAAAATACTCAAATACGAATTGCAGCAAAAACGAAAACTGTTGAATGAACTAAAAGAAGAACTTGAATACTGCAGAGAAAAGTGGGAGCAAGCAAGAGAAAAGAATACTCAAACAGAACAAGACTGGAAAAAACTCAGGGCAGAGTTTTCTAGTAGAAAGTTAAAAGATTCGACCACTTTCAGTCATTCTGCTGAAAGTGGCTACAGTGATGAGAGACCGTCAGAGGAATCATCAGAATCAAATGATGAAAGTGAATATATTCCCGAGTCAAAGCTAAAAagcagaaaaaataaaaagtcgtTCGAAGCAGCAGTAGATTCAAGTGCAGATCTAAATTTAGCTGAAAGAGAAGATCCCGTGAGTGATATGATCGATGTCGCAGATCTTTCTTTGGATACACAAGATGAGAGTCATGAAATTTATGATGATTCCTGTAATAGTGAGGTGTTAAAAAGCGATAGGATTTGCGACGAAACGGAAGACGAAGCGATTGACATTTGTAATGATTCCTTTCACGAAGAGTTTTCCACGGCGGAATCTAGTTCAGAATTATTAGATACCGATGGAATAATAAAAGATGAAGACAAAACTTCAAAAGACTTTGAAGAAGTATTTACATCACAGGGTCATTCGACACAGACTCAAACATCTGTTGATACAAATCAGGCACATATAGATGAAGTAACTCAACTTGAAGAAGAaccagaaaataaatataaagatatattaaaaagtataaagCAGCAGGATCAACGTCTTCACCTAAAAGATGAGAGGTTAGATGAACTAGAAACTAACTGTACAGCAGTCGTAACAAATATAACGAATACCCTAAATGAAGGACAAGTTATTACTGAAAAGTTAGATGCGTTACATGAAAAATATGGTAATAAATCTCCTATAATTGCGCAAGACAATAATGAAGGCACTGAGGCAGGGGCTTCAACAAGTAAGCCTGATGtcgattttaaaagcattttagagGATATTAAAAAGCAAGATGAATATCTAGCAAAAAAAGATGAAAGACTTCTCAATTTAGAAACTGGTTGTTCAGAAGTAGTTGCAAATATACAGACGGTCGTTGATAACAGCGATGAACTTTTAAAACAGATAAATACCGTTCACAAGCATTACAATACGGAGGACAAAGTTGAAGAACCAAATGAGAATAAAATACTAACAGAAGCTTCAACGTCCAACGACCATGAAGCAAGATTTGCAGCACGAGATCTCCGATTAAAAAGACTAGAGGAACAGACGAAGTCTcttgtaaataaagttaacgataCGACCACAAAGGgtgtaaaaatacattataaattgGAAGAACTGCACAATATTTACGGATCTGAACATTCGCGTTCCGGTACTCCTTCTGAGGAAACAGGTGAAACACAAAGCAATGACGATGAAAAGGAAAgcgaaaataattaatctttttaagtgtaaaatgtctatttaaataaaatatttatttctgatttttatttattaaaactcgTACATAATTCAGGTACATTTTGGGTCCTTAATATTAAGCAGAtcactaaattaatttacatctTAATATCGACATTCTGGAATTTATCGTCAAAGTCTTTGCTCTTCTCGAGTGAATTAGTACTGTCTTCGAGAACTGCGATCACAACTTGTTGAACCTTATCCGCAACTTTGCCAGGTGGACTGGAGTAGAGCCTCCAAGCCCAAAGAGACAGCAAGAACATTTCCAACATCATAAGCATGTTTTGAATCACTGTAACAAAGAGGTTTTATTTAGcaaacattacattattataatttttgaagttatacttctttttagGGAAGTAATGTgggagtaaattttttctattgtgaATGTcgttttgaaaagatttttaacttgtcaaagaagtataacttctaacccgtgtacataagtacacacacgtttttttaatatgataagAGGCAAACGATCCTATGGTACGCCCAATAAGGGCAGTtatcgcagcccatggacacccattttagtaggtgcgttgccggcctttgaattTATAAATGCAGTACagtaacaaacaaaatttcaatGTTTGACGCTCATTGGTAGCCACAGGTTCGTTCTGCCACATGTCATGTTCATTATCTACCACCAGGAGGTTGTATTGAACTTGATTGGCATCAAGACATCATTGACATCTACTTTTTCTTTTCGctttccgtcactctttttaatcgctaagttttgagtcatacaaattatttgaactggagcaaatcaaccccaaggattaggatcatttaagtattcctcaaatttataaaaggctttattgattaatttacgtttggcgaaggctttgaatttattttgtaaaaacgaatacaattacCATATAAGGAgttgtttatcttttggagcctggttggtcgtacactcaaattagttctatttcgcgtattatactcgtaccttttgttttaaaatcgttttttttttttaatacaacaaggcttcaagaatatactGACCATGTTTAAATGTGCAGTACACGAAAACAATACACATGGATTATATGTGCTGTACATGATACTTACTATGCACAACGACAGTCGGATGCAAGGACATTATACAAGGTAACATAAACAGCTCCGGGACTACTTTAGCAATTCCGCACTGCACTTTCACAATGATGAGCACCAATTGCACCAACAAGAACCTCGCCCTTGGCCTGGCGCCGGTCGCCGCAGCCGCTTTCATGCTCATCATCATTCCCCAAATTCCTGAGAGGATTGACGCTGCGATAAATGGCTGGATGAACACGAAACTGTTGACGTATAATTCCTGAaacaaaaagattttttactgaagaataaatttaatggcTGTATATGGTCTCGGATATGGCGATCTGCTTTCTTagagtataatttatttattcataaaaatacatacatcgTCATAACTGTACtaagccaatacgataatgacgaaaaatacatataatattaaatgcacaatatcaaaataataattataaattggtaaatagaaaattaaaagaaatttaataagtttggtccctgtggcagtatCTTTAACGCTGGTAGCCTTTCCTCGCTGTAtagcgatacttattcgttaagcgaagaaagcaccagctctgattgatttttattgtatatttgtggGTTggaaacatacataatatcgCTACTATGAACCAGTCTGCGATCATATAAAGATGTCGATAGTGCTGTAAACTAggaataaaatgatttaacaAATATCGTTGTAGCGTCATTTTCTTCATTCTTCTTCATCTTTCTCTCTCTTTAtctgatttgtgttttttattctaataggcaaggtgATCAGCCCTTAATTGTGCCACACGCTGCTGattttttggtctaagacgtagcattttccttcaccgtattAGTGagtattaaatgcgcatatagacagAAAATTATTGCATAGtttacttcaaaaactaaattaatctGTACAGTGCTAGttcaaactaaaaataaattttaaataaaacggaTTAAGTTCgctataatataacaaagtgTCTTCCATAGCGTCAGCAAGATTTCCAATGAAT
This Pieris napi chromosome 16, ilPieNapi1.2, whole genome shotgun sequence DNA region includes the following protein-coding sequences:
- the LOC125057521 gene encoding putative leucine-rich repeat-containing protein DDB_G0290503, which translates into the protein MGNIISGSSSNTATSYKCDIGDRTMESKSALSESNKDFLEEQFHDTVSEDEERAKVKEEEMNEFKKELSLKREQRREILAKHKSDKLRLENALEEERKSKLELYEQNRHLRDILLRNDIEIPENLPNYNEYSMFKDTLDQLTQDMENQRANNIKLRCDLASSHTALQAAFSEMADLSAQNTESLKQIKALKEVVAVSKTLISLREDQLTELKNKLTEIEQSLADREASMLSTDLRQEYERQLQNIRTLRGLYEERARLAEVTRQALVRELDDQKSLYQAENTRCTQLNSEVEELKEKVSKLEEEIDVKNYEISACKEELEVTKSEMLVVNKLFSQVILGYKSKKDLDQLVTRLEENHGILIHMAEQEKGSEISSALPKLLLELVNQVDDNNESETNQLISQVNEKGEEVQEPNKAEEIVQNLPKVWKVLIELLSHQTESTTNEAEKFTTCYKSVETKSGPVLVPSVSQTYIRLKDLIIEKLSLIKEVNRMKQLNTHLETRLQEQEKRLCLVTTELSKTWHVVGRLRKHHHQLHTHEKILKYELQQKRKLLNELKEELEYCREKWEQAREKNTQTEQDWKKLRAEFSSRKLKDSTTFSHSAESGYSDERPSEESSESNDESEYIPESKLKSRKNKKSFEAAVDSSADLNLAEREDPVSDMIDVADLSLDTQDESHEIYDDSCNSEVLKSDRICDETEDEAIDICNDSFHEEFSTAESSSELLDTDGIIKDEDKTSKDFEEVFTSQGHSTQTQTSVDTNQAHIDEVTQLEEEPENKYKDILKSIKQQDQRLHLKDERLDELETNCTAVVTNITNTLNEGQVITEKLDALHEKYGNKSPIIAQDNNEGTEAGASTSKPDVDFKSILEDIKKQDEYLAKKDERLLNLETGCSEVVANIQTVVDNSDELLKQINTVHKHYNTEDKVEEPNENKILTEASTSNDHEARFAARDLRLKRLEEQTKSLVNKVNDTTTKGVKIHYKLEELHNIYGSEHSRSGTPSEETGETQSNDDEKESENN